A window of Streptomyces armeniacus contains these coding sequences:
- a CDS encoding protein kinase domain-containing protein, with product MEPLQQDDPRRLGPYRLAGVLGSGGMGHVYLGRDGAGGVAAVKVLRPELADDPHMVKRFLREAEAARAVRSRGVARVLATRTEGGRQWIAAEFLAGPTLERAVERYGPLDEAAVRALGAALARTLRDIHAAGLVHRDLKPANIVLTSDGPRVIDFGIARAEHGLTLTATGQAPATPGYAAPEQVLGQRTGPAGDVFALGAVLAFAASGRRAYGGGHVAAVQYQVVHGEPELDAVPAAVREVAEPCLATDPARRPSPERLARLLAPPWRGRKAWRTGPLARDIAERERAAGQLATAPDDDGDGGSRARDALGARDALGARDGPGAPTGPARRRIAITLAGAATALAAGGGGAAWWLLRRDDAAADGHPWDAEPLSGYTEGTAPQPLWGPLEASAETAPLPVRDLVVVAARGGGLAAFGVRDGKRRWRQPDAAPGARTLAAGADTVLAADGDGALLALAADDGRPRWTLRTADAAVLLAVSADTVCFTTRDGALRAVSLASHRPLWTAEPPVRGFAASPGTASPGTASPGATSPGAASFAAAAGAGRLVLCGTDGRAAALSTRDGRRVWGPRKRGERALVPAVAGGTAYLGGTELTALELADGRERWARPSGAEEGWGAPAVDGGRVYATDGASLYARRVSDGGDVWTLSLVSEPLPPQPPVVERNSVWTALDASGEDGVAAVDRRGGKSAWLYTQNGEGPWRQAAAGNRVFLLRGGALTAMPVF from the coding sequence ATGGAACCACTGCAGCAGGACGACCCGCGGCGGCTCGGCCCGTACCGGCTGGCCGGGGTTCTTGGGTCCGGCGGCATGGGCCACGTGTACCTCGGGCGGGACGGCGCGGGCGGCGTCGCCGCCGTGAAGGTGCTGCGCCCCGAACTCGCCGACGACCCGCACATGGTGAAGCGCTTCCTGCGCGAGGCGGAGGCCGCGCGGGCCGTACGGAGCAGGGGCGTCGCACGCGTGCTGGCCACCCGTACGGAGGGCGGACGGCAGTGGATCGCCGCCGAGTTCCTCGCCGGACCGACGCTGGAGCGGGCGGTGGAGCGGTACGGGCCGCTGGACGAGGCCGCCGTACGCGCGCTGGGCGCCGCCCTCGCCCGTACGCTGCGGGACATCCACGCCGCCGGTCTCGTGCACCGCGACCTCAAACCCGCCAACATCGTGCTCACTTCGGACGGCCCCCGCGTGATCGACTTCGGCATCGCGCGCGCGGAGCACGGTCTCACCCTCACCGCCACCGGCCAGGCCCCCGCCACACCCGGCTACGCCGCGCCCGAGCAGGTGCTCGGGCAGCGGACGGGACCGGCGGGCGACGTGTTCGCACTGGGCGCCGTGCTCGCGTTCGCGGCGAGCGGCCGGCGCGCGTACGGGGGCGGGCACGTGGCCGCCGTGCAGTACCAAGTGGTGCACGGCGAGCCGGAACTGGACGCGGTGCCCGCCGCCGTACGGGAGGTGGCAGAACCCTGCCTCGCCACCGACCCCGCCCGGCGGCCCTCCCCCGAACGGCTCGCCCGGCTGCTGGCACCGCCGTGGCGCGGCCGCAAGGCGTGGCGCACGGGCCCGCTGGCCCGCGACATCGCCGAGCGGGAACGCGCCGCGGGACAGCTCGCCACGGCACCGGACGACGACGGGGACGGCGGGTCGCGTGCGCGGGACGCGCTGGGTGCGCGGGACGCGCTGGGTGCGCGGGACGGGCCGGGGGCGCCAACGGGCCCCGCGCGGCGCCGGATCGCCATCACGCTCGCGGGCGCCGCCACCGCCCTGGCGGCGGGTGGCGGCGGTGCCGCCTGGTGGCTGCTGCGCCGTGACGACGCGGCGGCGGACGGACACCCCTGGGACGCCGAACCGCTTTCCGGCTACACGGAGGGCACCGCGCCGCAGCCCCTCTGGGGACCGTTGGAGGCGTCCGCGGAGACGGCGCCGCTGCCCGTACGGGACCTTGTCGTCGTCGCGGCGCGCGGCGGCGGCCTGGCCGCGTTCGGCGTACGCGACGGGAAGCGCCGCTGGCGGCAGCCGGACGCCGCACCCGGCGCACGGACGCTGGCGGCGGGCGCGGACACCGTACTGGCCGCCGACGGCGACGGCGCACTGCTCGCACTCGCGGCCGACGACGGCCGGCCGCGGTGGACGCTCCGTACGGCGGACGCCGCCGTGCTCCTCGCCGTCAGCGCGGACACCGTCTGCTTCACCACCCGCGACGGAGCGCTGCGCGCCGTCTCCCTGGCCTCGCACCGCCCCCTGTGGACGGCGGAGCCGCCCGTACGCGGCTTCGCCGCTTCCCCCGGCACGGCATCCCCCGGCACGGCATCCCCCGGCGCGACGTCCCCCGGCGCGGCCTCCTTTGCCGCCGCCGCGGGCGCCGGACGGCTCGTGCTGTGCGGCACCGACGGCCGGGCCGCGGCGCTCTCGACACGCGACGGCCGCCGCGTCTGGGGGCCGCGGAAGCGCGGCGAGCGCGCGCTCGTACCGGCCGTCGCGGGCGGCACCGCGTACCTCGGCGGCACGGAGCTGACCGCGCTCGAACTCGCCGACGGCCGGGAGCGGTGGGCGCGACCGAGCGGCGCCGAGGAGGGCTGGGGCGCGCCGGCGGTGGACGGCGGCCGGGTGTACGCGACGGACGGCGCGAGCCTGTACGCGCGCCGGGTGTCCGACGGCGGCGACGTCTGGACGCTCTCGCTCGTCTCCGAACCGCTGCCCCCGCAGCCGCCCGTGGTCGAACGCAACAGCGTGTGGACGGCGTTGGACGCCTCCGGCGAGGACGGTGTCGCGGCCGTCGACCGCAGGGGCGGCAAGAGCGCGTGGCTGTACACGCAGAACGGCGAAGGGCCGTGGCGGCAGGCGGCGGCGGGCAACCGCGTGTTCCTGCTGCGCGGAGGGGCGCTGACGGCGATGCCGGTGTTCTGA
- a CDS encoding PQQ-binding-like beta-propeller repeat protein: protein MAQQGDRVYRRLDAGDPRTLGGFRLLAAEDDGVVSDGIRCYLARSPHDARTVTVTAVRPDRAGDATLRERMRREAETARAAAGPWVVPLVDADPDAAVPWLAYAYVPTLPLTGLVREQGPFAEPSVRALGSALAQALGTLHDAGRTHGGLGPHAVSLAADGPRLGALGDVRAADGGDAAAEVRALAEVLVYAATGRTGAGAAERAGALAEMPTGLADALGPALGAGKVAGKGGARNAPRLAKLHAALDTPVRGRRPELTLPARSVAALAARAAEALALEAPDGPDAVPPGADHATRQLRTGGADRHAEGGTLQLRAAQEESGAAPEEPGAAPDGSGAAPVQVWPTAGRGDGQVSGLEPLPVSPPLVPAQPHGTAPEGGAAEGGASGPDGPHNQPTEPRPQDSPAAAPHGDTTRPRAASRRSLLLAGAAAGAAGLAVGGGAVAGWVTGRGGGLDALTRPGRTGAGADTLGGGRTPPPGTPPTALWRYDLPGSDSAKSRPLVWRGELGVLVGFHSSVAVDLRTGETVWSRNDLSSLYAPKVISSELVLVLDKSELVAFDARTGQRRWGDNAFKPGTPRFNGRSADELRAATGDGRTAFVTADQIGKPGEDTPEEPPHTLSAYDTRKRRERWHVELAEYETDDALSVQAAGASVVTMAPRDDVPQLTSYRLSDGEREWRRSLDGLKGHSTLSLSASSGTVYASRGGDLRAVRVDTGRELWSRRLVTRTESGLGRAVVRPGPPPTSGKSKGKKRDRRMYVADGHRTVFALAPEDGREIWRTELANDSLWRDVPELESSPSGKTVLAASSSGVVAIDARSGELLWRFRETRGDSADEYAVFPGNGVVLVTHTASAFALPVD, encoded by the coding sequence GTGGCACAGCAGGGGGACCGGGTATACCGGCGGCTCGACGCCGGTGACCCTCGTACGCTGGGCGGCTTCCGGCTGCTGGCCGCCGAGGACGACGGCGTCGTCAGCGACGGCATCCGGTGCTATCTGGCCCGCTCTCCGCACGACGCGCGCACCGTGACCGTCACCGCCGTACGCCCGGACCGCGCCGGGGACGCCACCCTGCGGGAGCGGATGCGCCGGGAGGCGGAGACGGCCCGCGCCGCCGCCGGGCCGTGGGTGGTGCCGCTGGTGGACGCGGACCCGGACGCGGCGGTGCCGTGGCTGGCGTACGCGTACGTGCCGACGCTGCCGCTGACCGGACTGGTGCGGGAGCAAGGGCCGTTCGCCGAGCCCTCCGTACGCGCCCTCGGCAGCGCCCTCGCGCAGGCGCTGGGCACGCTGCACGACGCCGGCCGGACGCACGGCGGACTCGGGCCGCACGCCGTCTCGCTGGCGGCCGACGGGCCGCGGCTGGGCGCGCTCGGCGACGTACGGGCGGCGGACGGGGGCGACGCGGCGGCGGAGGTACGCGCGCTGGCGGAGGTGCTCGTCTACGCCGCGACGGGCCGTACGGGCGCGGGTGCGGCGGAGCGGGCGGGCGCCCTGGCGGAGATGCCGACGGGGCTGGCGGACGCGTTGGGGCCGGCGCTCGGCGCGGGGAAGGTCGCGGGCAAGGGCGGCGCCCGCAACGCGCCACGGCTGGCGAAGCTGCACGCCGCGCTGGACACGCCGGTACGCGGCCGGCGGCCCGAACTGACGCTCCCGGCGCGGTCCGTGGCCGCGCTCGCCGCGCGCGCGGCGGAGGCGCTGGCGCTGGAGGCGCCGGACGGCCCGGACGCCGTTCCGCCGGGCGCGGACCACGCCACCCGGCAGCTGCGTACGGGCGGCGCGGACCGGCACGCGGAAGGGGGCACACTGCAACTGCGGGCCGCGCAGGAGGAGTCCGGAGCGGCACCCGAGGAGCCCGGGGCGGCACCGGACGGGTCCGGAGCGGCGCCCGTACAGGTATGGCCCACGGCCGGGCGGGGCGACGGGCAGGTCTCCGGCCTGGAGCCGCTGCCCGTATCGCCGCCCCTGGTGCCGGCGCAGCCGCACGGAACGGCACCCGAGGGAGGCGCCGCGGAGGGAGGCGCTTCCGGCCCCGACGGCCCCCACAACCAACCCACCGAGCCCCGCCCGCAGGACAGCCCTGCCGCCGCCCCGCACGGCGACACCACGCGGCCGCGGGCCGCGTCCCGCCGTTCGCTGCTGCTGGCCGGCGCGGCGGCCGGCGCCGCCGGGCTGGCCGTCGGCGGCGGCGCCGTCGCGGGCTGGGTCACCGGCCGCGGCGGCGGGCTGGACGCGCTGACCCGGCCGGGCCGTACGGGCGCCGGAGCGGACACGCTCGGCGGCGGGCGCACGCCGCCGCCCGGCACTCCGCCGACCGCACTGTGGCGGTACGACCTGCCGGGCTCCGACTCCGCCAAGTCGAGGCCGCTGGTGTGGCGCGGCGAACTCGGCGTCCTCGTCGGCTTCCACAGCTCCGTGGCCGTCGACCTGCGCACCGGCGAGACCGTCTGGTCGCGCAACGACCTGTCGAGCCTCTACGCGCCCAAGGTCATCAGCAGCGAACTCGTCCTGGTGCTGGACAAGTCGGAGCTCGTCGCCTTCGACGCGCGCACCGGGCAGCGCCGCTGGGGCGACAACGCGTTCAAGCCGGGGACACCGCGGTTCAACGGCCGCAGCGCCGACGAGCTCCGTGCCGCCACCGGCGACGGCCGGACCGCCTTCGTGACCGCCGACCAGATCGGGAAGCCGGGCGAGGACACGCCTGAGGAGCCGCCGCACACGCTGTCGGCGTACGACACCCGCAAGCGCCGCGAGCGCTGGCACGTCGAGCTCGCCGAGTACGAGACGGACGACGCGCTCAGCGTCCAGGCCGCCGGCGCGTCCGTCGTCACGATGGCGCCGCGCGACGACGTGCCCCAGCTGACGTCGTACCGGCTGTCGGACGGCGAGCGGGAGTGGCGGCGTTCCCTGGACGGGCTCAAGGGCCACAGCACGCTGTCGCTCTCCGCCTCCTCCGGCACGGTCTACGCCTCGCGCGGCGGCGATCTGCGCGCCGTCCGTGTCGACACGGGCAGGGAGCTCTGGTCCCGGCGGCTCGTCACCCGGACGGAGAGCGGCCTCGGCCGTGCCGTCGTACGGCCCGGACCGCCGCCCACGTCGGGGAAGTCCAAGGGGAAGAAGCGCGACAGGCGGATGTACGTGGCGGACGGCCACCGCACCGTGTTCGCCCTCGCGCCGGAGGACGGCCGGGAGATCTGGCGCACGGAGCTGGCCAACGACTCACTCTGGCGCGACGTCCCCGAGCTGGAGTCCTCGCCGTCGGGCAAGACGGTGCTGGCGGCGTCGAGTTCAGGCGTCGTGGCCATCGACGCACGCAGCGGCGAGCTGCTGTGGCGGTTCCGTGAGACGCGCGGCGACTCGGCGGACGAGTACGCGGTGTTCCCGGGGAACGGCGTGGTCCTGGTGACGCACACCGCGTCGGCGTTCGCCCTCCCGGTGGACTGA
- a CDS encoding protein kinase domain-containing protein, whose translation MESLARPRPLHANDPAALGRWRLLARLGSGGMGSVYLARSPGGRTVALKAVHPTLAQEPEFRARFRDEVRATRALIGHAEPGPSTAARHFAAVVDADTEGPRPWLATEYLLAPALQETVDAFGPWQLTAVRALGSALAEALAAVHRAQLVHRDVKPSNVLVTADGPRVIDFGIALSSGARRLTRTGHVLGSPAYMAPEQVERRTSTPYSDVYALAGVLVFAATGRGPFGTGAAEELLYRVVHGQPDLSALDGPADPDGALRRLLARCLAKDVTERPSAAELARLLRPADVDAPPFAALLPAPVLADIAARTTLDWDIAVPRREDAPSPPPGHGTREDDGGAVGPDGAPAHARTPGGPPSRRALLLGAAGTLAAAGAAATGAYAAGRAARPAAKPGPARGSAAASRRPGGAKGTAPQPAWEYRGPLDVYGRPALGRGVLVTGTDTFGELYGIDTRTGTLRWTVTGVAGEQPFTVPDRSIAVFAALGTAGDDRLAFVETANGRTWYSEPLDIILERIDGSPVVATRGHTVFAVGERLREGASAAPGKRELHLFAYDIDRAETVWRRRISPSEVKTATGGVFGSRLLVFETDTLRAYGVQDGAKQWEAPLEGTPPADGITDYSLTDHGMASAGRHGVLTSGPELRLLDPSDGRPLWRLGPGRLKDVDTGRVEPGATAFGTPAVAGNTAYVTVAQKAVLAVDVRTGKRRWLWQAGDEELSPPPAPVTAAGGLVFPSLLGGQTALVALDARTGERAWRIAETDNIADSAQLSWDGERLYAVRGVHIRALPLDG comes from the coding sequence ATGGAATCCCTCGCACGCCCCCGCCCGCTGCACGCCAACGACCCCGCGGCGCTGGGCCGCTGGCGGCTGCTGGCCCGGCTCGGCTCCGGCGGCATGGGCAGCGTCTACCTCGCCCGCTCCCCCGGCGGCCGTACGGTCGCGCTCAAGGCGGTGCATCCAACGCTCGCACAGGAGCCCGAGTTCCGTGCCCGCTTCCGCGACGAGGTACGCGCCACCCGCGCGCTGATCGGGCACGCCGAGCCCGGACCGTCCACGGCGGCGCGGCACTTCGCCGCCGTCGTCGACGCGGACACGGAGGGGCCGCGGCCGTGGCTGGCGACCGAGTACCTGCTGGCGCCCGCGTTGCAGGAGACGGTGGACGCGTTCGGGCCGTGGCAGCTCACTGCCGTACGCGCGCTGGGCTCCGCTCTCGCGGAAGCGCTCGCCGCCGTGCACCGCGCGCAGCTGGTGCACCGGGACGTCAAGCCGTCCAACGTGCTGGTCACCGCTGACGGTCCGCGCGTCATCGACTTCGGCATCGCCCTGTCGTCCGGTGCGCGGCGGCTCACCCGCACCGGCCACGTGCTGGGCTCGCCCGCCTACATGGCGCCGGAGCAGGTGGAGCGGCGCACGTCCACGCCGTACTCGGACGTGTACGCGCTCGCGGGCGTCCTGGTCTTCGCGGCGACCGGGCGCGGCCCGTTCGGCACGGGCGCCGCCGAGGAGCTGCTGTACCGGGTGGTGCACGGGCAGCCGGACCTGTCGGCGCTCGACGGGCCCGCCGACCCGGACGGCGCGCTGCGCAGGCTGCTGGCGCGCTGCCTGGCCAAGGACGTGACCGAGCGGCCCAGCGCCGCCGAACTCGCCCGGCTGCTGCGCCCGGCGGACGTCGACGCGCCTCCCTTCGCGGCGCTGCTGCCCGCGCCCGTACTGGCGGACATCGCCGCCCGTACGACGCTCGACTGGGACATCGCGGTGCCTCGCCGGGAGGACGCGCCCTCCCCGCCGCCGGGCCACGGCACGCGGGAGGACGACGGCGGCGCCGTCGGCCCGGACGGCGCTCCCGCCCACGCCCGTACGCCCGGCGGTCCGCCCTCACGCCGTGCGCTGCTCCTCGGCGCCGCGGGCACCCTCGCGGCGGCCGGCGCCGCCGCCACCGGCGCGTACGCGGCGGGCCGCGCCGCCCGGCCTGCCGCCAAACCGGGTCCCGCGCGCGGCTCCGCCGCCGCGTCCCGGCGCCCCGGCGGCGCCAAGGGCACGGCGCCGCAGCCCGCCTGGGAGTACCGCGGCCCGCTGGACGTCTATGGGCGGCCCGCGCTGGGGCGCGGCGTGCTGGTGACGGGCACCGACACGTTCGGCGAGCTGTACGGCATCGACACCCGTACGGGCACCCTGCGCTGGACCGTGACCGGTGTCGCCGGGGAACAGCCGTTCACCGTCCCTGACCGTTCGATCGCCGTGTTCGCCGCGCTGGGCACGGCCGGGGACGACCGGCTCGCGTTCGTCGAGACGGCCAACGGGCGCACCTGGTACAGCGAGCCGCTCGACATCATCCTCGAGAGGATCGACGGCTCGCCGGTGGTCGCCACCCGCGGCCACACCGTGTTCGCCGTCGGCGAGCGGCTGCGCGAGGGCGCCTCCGCGGCCCCGGGGAAGCGCGAACTCCACCTCTTCGCCTACGACATCGACCGCGCCGAGACGGTCTGGCGCCGCCGCATCTCCCCCAGCGAAGTGAAGACGGCGACGGGCGGCGTGTTCGGCTCGCGGCTGCTGGTGTTCGAGACGGACACCCTGCGCGCGTACGGCGTACAGGACGGCGCGAAGCAGTGGGAGGCGCCGCTGGAGGGCACCCCGCCCGCGGACGGCATCACGGATTACAGCCTCACGGACCACGGCATGGCGTCCGCGGGCCGCCACGGCGTGCTGACCTCGGGCCCCGAACTGCGGCTGCTCGACCCTTCAGACGGCCGCCCCCTCTGGCGCCTGGGCCCCGGCCGGCTGAAGGACGTGGACACCGGCAGGGTGGAGCCGGGCGCGACGGCGTTCGGCACTCCTGCGGTGGCCGGGAACACGGCGTACGTCACGGTGGCGCAGAAGGCCGTGCTGGCGGTGGACGTCCGTACGGGCAAGCGCCGCTGGCTCTGGCAGGCCGGAGACGAGGAGCTGAGCCCGCCCCCGGCCCCGGTCACCGCCGCGGGCGGCCTCGTCTTCCCCTCACTGCTGGGCGGCCAGACCGCGCTGGTCGCGCTCGACGCCCGTACCGGCGAGCGTGCCTGGCGGATCGCGGAGACGGACAACATCGCGGACAGCGCGCAGCTCTCCTGGGACGGCGAACGGCTGTACGCGGTACGCGGCGTGCACATCCGCGCCCTGCCGCTGGACGGGTGA
- a CDS encoding NlpC/P60 family protein — MSPLIPVRSVSAVAVATAAMVVVTAQPAQPVPQDRHTVRAGRPAAAAAPAEPGGRSLGELLTRMRTLYRQTEAASEAYNGAAERLKAQQAEVRRLNARLVRTRSAVDAGRAEAGRLARQQYREQAAGLPPSVQVLLADDPVRALQGGHALQRAVGRQAVAVKRLTSGERQRDALALRARGALEKQRRLAATRKAHRDAAQRRLRQVERMLAALPPERLARLRQLESTQDARAQREFLAGGALGGDTPKGGAPGGDAQAGTRAPSEQGRRALEFALAQRGKPYAWGAEGPRAYDCSGLTARAWARAGRAIPRTSQQQWRRLERVPLRELRPGDLVLYFAGATHVGLYAGQGRIVQAPRPGARVKVSPIAANPVIGAVRPDPWAPPLPSYEAPPLPADAGPDDAVPGAARTDAARTDAGQARGTEPRSSDAR, encoded by the coding sequence GTGAGTCCGCTGATTCCCGTACGGTCCGTCAGCGCGGTGGCGGTGGCCACCGCGGCCATGGTGGTCGTGACCGCCCAGCCGGCCCAGCCCGTACCGCAGGACCGGCACACCGTACGGGCCGGGCGGCCCGCCGCGGCGGCGGCACCGGCGGAGCCCGGCGGCCGGTCGCTCGGCGAGCTGCTGACCCGGATGCGGACGCTGTACCGCCAGACCGAGGCCGCCTCGGAGGCGTACAACGGCGCCGCGGAGCGGCTGAAGGCACAGCAGGCGGAGGTCCGCCGGCTCAACGCGCGGCTGGTGCGCACCCGCAGCGCCGTGGACGCCGGACGGGCCGAGGCCGGGCGGCTCGCCCGGCAGCAGTACCGCGAGCAGGCCGCCGGTCTGCCGCCCTCCGTACAGGTGCTGCTGGCCGACGACCCCGTACGCGCCCTCCAGGGCGGGCACGCGCTGCAGCGCGCGGTCGGCCGGCAGGCCGTCGCGGTGAAGCGGCTGACCAGCGGGGAGCGGCAGCGGGACGCGCTCGCGCTCCGCGCGCGCGGAGCGCTCGAGAAGCAGCGGCGGCTGGCGGCCACGCGCAAGGCGCACCGCGACGCGGCGCAGCGGCGGCTGCGCCAGGTGGAGCGGATGCTGGCGGCGCTGCCGCCGGAGCGGCTGGCGCGGCTGCGGCAGCTGGAGAGCACGCAGGACGCACGCGCGCAGCGGGAGTTCCTGGCGGGCGGCGCGCTCGGCGGCGACACCCCGAAGGGCGGCGCACCCGGCGGGGACGCCCAGGCCGGCACGCGCGCGCCGTCCGAGCAGGGCCGCCGCGCGCTGGAGTTCGCCCTCGCGCAGCGCGGCAAGCCGTACGCCTGGGGCGCCGAGGGCCCGCGCGCGTACGACTGCTCCGGCCTCACCGCACGCGCCTGGGCGCGGGCCGGGCGCGCCATCCCGCGCACGAGCCAGCAGCAGTGGCGGCGGCTCGAACGGGTGCCGCTGCGCGAGCTGCGCCCCGGCGACCTGGTGCTCTACTTCGCGGGCGCCACCCATGTCGGCCTGTACGCGGGCCAGGGCCGCATCGTGCAGGCGCCGCGCCCCGGCGCCCGGGTCAAGGTCTCGCCGATTGCCGCGAACCCGGTGATCGGCGCCGTACGCCCCGACCCGTGGGCGCCGCCGCTGCCCTCGTACGAGGCCCCGCCGCTGCCCGCCGACGCGGGCCCCGACGACGCGGTTCCGGGCGCCGCGCGTACGGACGCCGCGCGTACGGACGCCGGTCAGGCGCGCGGGACCGAACCGCGCTCGAGCGACGCCAGATAG
- a CDS encoding styrene monooxygenase/indole monooxygenase family protein produces the protein MRKILVVGAGQAGLQLALSLQGRGYEVTVMSNRTPDEIRAGRVMSTQVMFDQALQHERDAGLDCWESQAPPIEAIGVSVAAPDPATGAAGEFPERAVDWLGSLDAYAQSVDQRVKMAGWMEMFAARGGQLVIHGAAVSDLDFFAGKYDLVLVAAGKGELVSMFARDAARSPYDSPQRALAVSYVHGLAPRSDEPDVEAVRCNLVPGVGELFVMPCLTTSGRCDILFWEGLPGGPLDVFQGVSDPNEHLATTLELMERYTPWEYARATNVELTDEQGTLAGRYAPTVRHPVGHLPGGGAALGVADVVVANDPITGQGSNSASKCAATYLAAIVERGDLPFDEQWMRETFDHYWATARHVTKWTNAMLAPPPEHVLTLLGAGMRHQEVADRIANGFNDPADFEDFFYEPRAAERYLASLERGSVPRA, from the coding sequence ATGCGGAAGATACTCGTCGTCGGAGCCGGGCAGGCCGGGCTCCAGCTCGCGCTCAGCCTCCAGGGCAGGGGCTACGAGGTGACGGTGATGTCCAACCGTACGCCGGACGAGATACGCGCCGGCCGGGTCATGTCCACCCAGGTCATGTTCGACCAGGCGCTCCAGCACGAGCGGGACGCCGGCCTCGACTGCTGGGAGAGCCAGGCGCCCCCGATCGAGGCCATCGGCGTCTCCGTCGCCGCCCCCGACCCGGCCACCGGCGCGGCCGGCGAGTTCCCGGAGCGCGCCGTCGACTGGCTCGGCAGCCTCGACGCGTACGCGCAGTCCGTGGACCAGCGGGTGAAGATGGCCGGCTGGATGGAGATGTTCGCGGCGCGCGGCGGCCAGTTGGTGATCCACGGCGCCGCCGTCTCGGATCTGGACTTCTTCGCCGGGAAGTACGACCTGGTGCTGGTGGCAGCGGGCAAGGGCGAGCTGGTGTCGATGTTCGCGCGGGACGCGGCCCGCTCTCCGTACGACAGCCCGCAGCGCGCGCTCGCCGTCTCGTACGTGCACGGGCTGGCGCCGCGTTCGGACGAGCCGGACGTCGAGGCCGTCCGCTGCAATCTGGTGCCGGGCGTCGGCGAACTGTTCGTCATGCCGTGCCTGACCACCTCCGGACGGTGCGACATCCTGTTCTGGGAGGGCCTGCCCGGCGGCCCTCTGGACGTCTTCCAGGGCGTCAGCGACCCGAACGAGCACCTGGCCACGACGCTGGAGCTGATGGAGCGCTACACGCCCTGGGAGTACGCGCGCGCCACCAACGTCGAGCTCACGGACGAGCAGGGCACCCTCGCGGGCCGGTACGCGCCGACCGTGCGGCACCCCGTCGGGCACCTGCCGGGTGGCGGCGCCGCGCTGGGCGTGGCGGACGTCGTGGTGGCCAACGACCCGATCACGGGGCAGGGTTCGAACTCCGCGTCCAAGTGCGCGGCAACCTATCTCGCGGCGATCGTCGAACGCGGCGACCTGCCGTTCGACGAGCAGTGGATGCGGGAGACGTTCGACCACTACTGGGCGACGGCACGGCACGTCACGAAGTGGACGAACGCGATGCTGGCGCCGCCGCCCGAGCACGTCCTCACGCTGCTCGGCGCCGGCATGCGGCACCAGGAGGTGGCCGACCGCATCGCCAACGGGTTCAACGACCCCGCCGACTTCGAGGACTTCTTCTACGAGCCCAGGGCGGCGGAGCGCTATCTGGCGTCGCTCGAGCGCGGTTCGGTCCCGCGCGCCTGA
- a CDS encoding GTP-binding protein, translating to MDSADCEQDPPGSGPRRGGEPRWRDDLSSAPISTKIVVAGGFGVGKTTFVGAVSEIEPLRTEAVMTSASELTDDLVATPDKTTTTVALDFGRITLDEGLVLYLFGTPGQQRFWFMWDDLVRGAIGAVVLADTRRLQECFPAIDYFEACRLPYAVAVNHFEGTRAYATEDVREALSVPDTVPVALVDARRRGAVTESLVTLVGHARELAVV from the coding sequence GTGGACTCCGCAGACTGTGAACAGGACCCGCCGGGCTCCGGGCCGCGCCGGGGCGGCGAACCGCGCTGGCGCGACGACCTGAGCAGCGCGCCCATCTCCACGAAGATCGTGGTGGCGGGCGGCTTCGGGGTCGGCAAGACGACATTCGTCGGGGCCGTCTCCGAGATCGAACCGCTGCGCACCGAGGCGGTGATGACCAGCGCGAGCGAGCTGACCGACGACCTCGTGGCCACCCCGGACAAGACCACGACGACCGTCGCGCTCGACTTCGGGCGGATCACGCTCGACGAAGGCCTGGTGCTGTACCTGTTCGGCACGCCCGGCCAGCAGCGGTTCTGGTTCATGTGGGACGACCTCGTACGGGGCGCGATCGGCGCGGTGGTGCTGGCGGACACGCGGCGGCTGCAGGAGTGCTTCCCGGCGATCGACTACTTCGAGGCGTGCCGCCTGCCGTACGCGGTCGCCGTCAACCACTTCGAGGGCACCCGCGCGTACGCCACCGAGGACGTACGCGAGGCGCTGTCCGTGCCGGACACGGTCCCGGTCGCGCTGGTGGACGCCCGGCGTCGCGGGGCCGTCACCGAGTCGCTGGTCACCCTGGTGGGCCACGCGCGGGAACTGGCGGTCGTCTGA
- a CDS encoding DUF742 domain-containing protein, which translates to MTRLPALPVRAPARVRPYALTGGRTGAGRVLLVETFVATAEVPPRRTGRRGPQGPLGERGLPEARAIIELCRRMRTVAEISALLRMPLGVVRVLLSELADQGRIRVHGTGHGTGPPDHALLERVLGGLRRL; encoded by the coding sequence GTGACCCGGCTCCCCGCGCTGCCCGTACGCGCGCCCGCGAGGGTGCGTCCGTACGCGCTGACCGGCGGCCGTACCGGCGCCGGGCGGGTGCTGCTCGTGGAGACCTTCGTGGCCACGGCCGAGGTGCCGCCGCGCCGCACCGGGCGGCGCGGCCCGCAGGGCCCGCTCGGCGAACGGGGGCTGCCCGAAGCGCGGGCCATCATCGAACTGTGCCGCAGGATGCGCACGGTGGCGGAGATATCCGCGCTCCTGCGGATGCCGCTGGGCGTGGTGCGGGTGCTGCTGAGCGAACTGGCGGACCAGGGCCGTATCCGCGTGCACGGCACGGGGCACGGCACCGGGCCGCCCGATCACGCGCTGCTGGAAAGGGTGTTGGGTGGACTCCGCAGACTGTGA